The following coding sequences lie in one Phaenicophaeus curvirostris isolate KB17595 chromosome 5, BPBGC_Pcur_1.0, whole genome shotgun sequence genomic window:
- the LOC138721288 gene encoding rho GTPase-activating protein 11A-like isoform X2: MIIVQRMKLGGIFSETAGTVIITTRPLQTCFCFTEDLQGKIFGTSFHALPLSHVPEYGYIPSFLVDTCECLEEHIHTEGLFRKTGSLVRLKALKSKLDQGEKCLSTALPCDVAGLVKQFFRELPEPVLPPHLQEGLFKAQQLGNEKKNATVLLSCLMADRTIEALRYFFNFLRTVSLRSNENRMDSSNLAVIFAPNLLHSNEIEKMSADTEKKIRLQAAVVQTLIDHATEIGQVPEFILEKIPAMLGVDAFQSTPSLWGHEDSENESPSECKKRRHRSVGDVVSGALNKFKSNRTPSTTPQQNISVLSSVTPVALTPSTKRKLPTDCSQDLSSKKRRSVKHSFAFELLPSSIFNSSSTPASVQFEASPCVSLEASQTSLSPSAGGENHLSTGIRRSKRRASKKLYRVESGKTGCFSPKISRKEMVRRSLRLKFGLGKSNREMNIVSGCAVGNRSENIGRRLASQQGLENKTECAKRDLLFSPYVHEKIAMKSSKNVSKSEENLLTPKCHNKVVHQMSWDSNSPTVTDFQAISSNVGTLPGHPETEIGSSESVLIFGKTPVVTDEFKSTTVSKQDNTLEHLLCEEESNSTAETLLKIKQAFSASGSNLNNLVGDTKSSFSDVVGETLNETPCLSGLSAEKELLAEGVSENLANTKSSELLHQFNKSNVIDKRQSKKDEIKVLEKNFKTSIEIELQVTKPDIKKLMELPVPQSLATEDKINVQNSLSKDDLNKLDSFGRKEEIGLTCLQTSEDCTVQYHNLEEDKAKLSMAGQLPASQLPKSQNEVSNQYLQAENSDKISSKTFVSDHGKVSDHIQWFNKLSLNDPSSTSKTKQPLKFQRTPVRQSVRRINSLLEANRRSVSSQLLKANDVGSPLVKSLSYDSALFSCTQKPSKNSVAFPLRTESTYDQASVSHKQLNLTSKSCCRQLNPSDRPDVSVRTAGIHEQKAAVHPSKSVLEDLTNQETLKSSLKVHANINIPGATPEKSAVTRSASGKERVRCRGSPKNPISKVKLLPAAKPVDL, translated from the exons CTTGTGAATGTTTGGAAGAACACATTCATACCGAGGGACTCTTCAGAAAGACTGGATCTCTTGTTCGTTTAAAAGCTTTAAAG AGTAAACTGGATCAAGGTGAAAAGTGCCTCTCCACTGCGTTGCCATGCGATGTTGCAGGACTTGTGAAACAGTTCTTCAGAGAGCTGCCAGAACCCGTCCTTCCACCTCACCTGCAGGAAGGGCTTTTCAAAGCTCAGCAGCtaggaaatgagaagaaaaatgcaactGTGTTGCTGTCCTGTTTGATGGCTGACAGAACAATTGAAGCTTTGAGATACTTTTTCAACTTTCTGAGAACTGTGTCCCTAAG ATCCAATGAAAACAGAATGGATAGCAGTAATCTGGCAGTGATTTTTGCTCCCAACCTCTTGCACTCAAATGAAATTGAGAAGATGTCAGccgatacagaaaaaaaaattcgcCTACAAGCTGCTGTTGTGCAAACACTTATTGACCATGCGACAGAAATAG GACAAGTACCAGAATTTATCTTGGAAAAGATTCCTGCAATGTTAGGTGTTGATGCCTTTCAATCTACTCCCTCACTGTGGGGCCACGAAGACAGTGAAAATGAGTCTCCCAGTGAATGCAAGAAGAGGAGGCACCGAAGTGTTGGGG ATGTTGTTAGTGGGGCACTGAATAAATTTAAATCTAACAGAACACCCTCCACTACACCTCAACAAAATATAAGTG tccTTTCATCAGTGACTCCAGTGGCTCTTACTCCAAGTACCAAGCGTAAGCTTCCAACTGATTGCTCTCAGGACTTGTCCAGCAAGAAAAGAAGATCTGTTAAGCATAGTTTTGCTTTTGAGTTGTTACCGAGTAGCATTTTTAACAGCAGCTCAACACCAGCATCAG TTCAGTTTGAAGCAAGCCCTTGTGTGTCTCTTGAGGCATCGCAAACCTCGCTGTCTCCTTCAGCTGGTGGTGAAAATCATCTTAGTACAGGGATCAGAAGAAGTAAGAGACGTGCAAGCAAAAAATTATACAG GGTTGAATCAGGAAAGACGGGTTGTTTTTCTCCAAAGATTAGCCGAAAAGAAATGGTTCGTAGGTCATTACGCTTGAAATTTGGTTTGGGGAAGAGCAACAGAGAAATG AATATTGTATCAGGATGTGCAGTTGGTAATAGATCTGAAAATATTGGAAGACGTCTTGCAAGTCAACAAggtttggaaaacaaaactgaatgtGCAAAAAGAGATCTACTCTTTAGTCCATATGTCCATGAAAAAATCGCTATGAAAA gttcAAAGAACGTGAGCAAGTCAGAAGAAAACTTGCTAACTCcaaaatgtcacaataaagTAGTTCACCAAATGTCATGGGACAGTAACAGTCCTACTGTTACAGATTTTCAGGCGATCAGCAGCAATGTGGGAACTCTGCCAGGACACCCTGAAACAGAAATTGGTTCTTCAGAATCTGTTTTGATATTTGGTAAGACACCAGTTGTTACAGATGAATTCAAATCCACAACTGTAAGCAAACAAGACAACACCTTAGAACATTTGCTTTGTGAAGAAGAAAGTAATTCAACTGCAGAAACATTACTGAAAATTAAGCAAGCTTTCTCTGCTTCTGGAAGTAATCTTAACAACTTGGTAGGTGATACAAAATCTTCCTTCTCAGATGTAGTAGGTGAAACATTAAATGAAACTCCGTGTCTCTCAGGGCTCAGTGCCGAGAAAGAATTGCTAGCTGAGGGAGTTTCTGAAAATCTAGCAAATACAAAATCCAGCGAGCTGTTGCATCAATTTAATAAATCCAATGTAATCGATAAACGGCAatcaaaaaaagatgaaattaaaGTATTGGAGAAAAACTTCAAAACTTCTATTGAGATTGAACTTCAGGTCACAAAAccagatataaaaaaattaatggaacTTCCTGTGCCTCAATCACTGGCCACGGAAGACAAGATAAATGTTCAGAACAGTTTATCAAAAGATGACTTAAACAAATTGGATTcctttggaagaaaagaagaaattggatTAACATGCTTGCAAACATCTGAAGACTGTACGGTACAATACCATAATTTGGAAGAAGATAAGGCTAAACTTTCTATGGCAGGACAACTTCCTGCTTCACAGTTGCCTAAATCACAAAATGAAGTAAGCAACCAATACTTGCAAGCTGAAAATTCTGATAAAATTTCAAGtaaaacatttgtttctgaCCATGGAAAGGTTTCTGACCACATACAGTGGTTCAACAAGCTTTCATTAAATGATCCAAGTTCTACAAGCAAAACTAAACAACCTCTTAAGTTTCAACGTACTCCTGTCAGACAGTCTGTAAGAAGAATAAATTCCTTATTAGAGGCTAACAGACGATCTGTAAGCTCTCAGCTGCTTAAAGCAAATGATGTTGGTTCACCACTTGTTAAATCTTTGAGCTATGATTCTGCACTATTCTCCTGCACACAAAAGCCCTCAAAGAATTCTGTGGCTTTTCCACTCAGGACTGAAAGTACATATGACCAAGCTTCTGTATCTCATAAGCAGCTGAACTTAACATCCAAATCATGTTGCAGGCAGTTAAATCCATCAGACAGGCCTGATGTTTCTGTCAGAACTGCTGGAATCCATGAACAGAAAGCGGCTGTTCATCCATCAAAGTCTGTTCTAGAAGATCTAACCAATCAGGAAACGTTGAAATCCAGTTTAAAAGTTCATGCAAACATAAATATTCCAGGTGCTACCCCAGAAAAATCTGCAGTCACAAGAAGtgcttcaggaaaagaaagggttCGCTGCAGAGGCTCTCCAAAGAATCCAATATCTAAAGTGAAACTGCTACCAGCTGCAAAACCAGTGGACTTATAA
- the LOC138721288 gene encoding rho GTPase-activating protein 11A-like isoform X3, whose translation MAEQRRRLVRLAVLEELRVSYGIKLKSGTCLAAARQPGAAAAEGKIFGTSFHALPLSHVPEYGYIPSFLVDTCECLEEHIHTEGLFRKTGSLVRLKALKSKLDQGEKCLSTALPCDVAGLVKQFFRELPEPVLPPHLQEGLFKAQQLGNEKKNATVLLSCLMADRTIEALRYFFNFLRTVSLRSNENRMDSSNLAVIFAPNLLHSNEIEKMSADTEKKIRLQAAVVQTLIDHATEIGQVPEFILEKIPAMLGVDAFQSTPSLWGHEDSENESPSECKKRRHRSVGVLSSVTPVALTPSTKRKLPTDCSQDLSSKKRRSVKHSFAFELLPSSIFNSSSTPASVQFEASPCVSLEASQTSLSPSAGGENHLSTGIRRSKRRASKKLYRVESGKTGCFSPKISRKEMVRRSLRLKFGLGKSNREMNIVSGCAVGNRSENIGRRLASQQGLENKTECAKRDLLFSPYVHEKIAMKSSKNVSKSEENLLTPKCHNKVVHQMSWDSNSPTVTDFQAISSNVGTLPGHPETEIGSSESVLIFGKTPVVTDEFKSTTVSKQDNTLEHLLCEEESNSTAETLLKIKQAFSASGSNLNNLVGDTKSSFSDVVGETLNETPCLSGLSAEKELLAEGVSENLANTKSSELLHQFNKSNVIDKRQSKKDEIKVLEKNFKTSIEIELQVTKPDIKKLMELPVPQSLATEDKINVQNSLSKDDLNKLDSFGRKEEIGLTCLQTSEDCTVQYHNLEEDKAKLSMAGQLPASQLPKSQNEVSNQYLQAENSDKISSKTFVSDHGKVSDHIQWFNKLSLNDPSSTSKTKQPLKFQRTPVRQSVRRINSLLEANRRSVSSQLLKANDVGSPLVKSLSYDSALFSCTQKPSKNSVAFPLRTESTYDQASVSHKQLNLTSKSCCRQLNPSDRPDVSVRTAGIHEQKAAVHPSKSVLEDLTNQETLKSSLKVHANINIPGATPEKSAVTRSASGKERVRCRGSPKNPISKVKLLPAAKPVDL comes from the exons CTTGTGAATGTTTGGAAGAACACATTCATACCGAGGGACTCTTCAGAAAGACTGGATCTCTTGTTCGTTTAAAAGCTTTAAAG AGTAAACTGGATCAAGGTGAAAAGTGCCTCTCCACTGCGTTGCCATGCGATGTTGCAGGACTTGTGAAACAGTTCTTCAGAGAGCTGCCAGAACCCGTCCTTCCACCTCACCTGCAGGAAGGGCTTTTCAAAGCTCAGCAGCtaggaaatgagaagaaaaatgcaactGTGTTGCTGTCCTGTTTGATGGCTGACAGAACAATTGAAGCTTTGAGATACTTTTTCAACTTTCTGAGAACTGTGTCCCTAAG ATCCAATGAAAACAGAATGGATAGCAGTAATCTGGCAGTGATTTTTGCTCCCAACCTCTTGCACTCAAATGAAATTGAGAAGATGTCAGccgatacagaaaaaaaaattcgcCTACAAGCTGCTGTTGTGCAAACACTTATTGACCATGCGACAGAAATAG GACAAGTACCAGAATTTATCTTGGAAAAGATTCCTGCAATGTTAGGTGTTGATGCCTTTCAATCTACTCCCTCACTGTGGGGCCACGAAGACAGTGAAAATGAGTCTCCCAGTGAATGCAAGAAGAGGAGGCACCGAAGTGTTGGGG tccTTTCATCAGTGACTCCAGTGGCTCTTACTCCAAGTACCAAGCGTAAGCTTCCAACTGATTGCTCTCAGGACTTGTCCAGCAAGAAAAGAAGATCTGTTAAGCATAGTTTTGCTTTTGAGTTGTTACCGAGTAGCATTTTTAACAGCAGCTCAACACCAGCATCAG TTCAGTTTGAAGCAAGCCCTTGTGTGTCTCTTGAGGCATCGCAAACCTCGCTGTCTCCTTCAGCTGGTGGTGAAAATCATCTTAGTACAGGGATCAGAAGAAGTAAGAGACGTGCAAGCAAAAAATTATACAG GGTTGAATCAGGAAAGACGGGTTGTTTTTCTCCAAAGATTAGCCGAAAAGAAATGGTTCGTAGGTCATTACGCTTGAAATTTGGTTTGGGGAAGAGCAACAGAGAAATG AATATTGTATCAGGATGTGCAGTTGGTAATAGATCTGAAAATATTGGAAGACGTCTTGCAAGTCAACAAggtttggaaaacaaaactgaatgtGCAAAAAGAGATCTACTCTTTAGTCCATATGTCCATGAAAAAATCGCTATGAAAA gttcAAAGAACGTGAGCAAGTCAGAAGAAAACTTGCTAACTCcaaaatgtcacaataaagTAGTTCACCAAATGTCATGGGACAGTAACAGTCCTACTGTTACAGATTTTCAGGCGATCAGCAGCAATGTGGGAACTCTGCCAGGACACCCTGAAACAGAAATTGGTTCTTCAGAATCTGTTTTGATATTTGGTAAGACACCAGTTGTTACAGATGAATTCAAATCCACAACTGTAAGCAAACAAGACAACACCTTAGAACATTTGCTTTGTGAAGAAGAAAGTAATTCAACTGCAGAAACATTACTGAAAATTAAGCAAGCTTTCTCTGCTTCTGGAAGTAATCTTAACAACTTGGTAGGTGATACAAAATCTTCCTTCTCAGATGTAGTAGGTGAAACATTAAATGAAACTCCGTGTCTCTCAGGGCTCAGTGCCGAGAAAGAATTGCTAGCTGAGGGAGTTTCTGAAAATCTAGCAAATACAAAATCCAGCGAGCTGTTGCATCAATTTAATAAATCCAATGTAATCGATAAACGGCAatcaaaaaaagatgaaattaaaGTATTGGAGAAAAACTTCAAAACTTCTATTGAGATTGAACTTCAGGTCACAAAAccagatataaaaaaattaatggaacTTCCTGTGCCTCAATCACTGGCCACGGAAGACAAGATAAATGTTCAGAACAGTTTATCAAAAGATGACTTAAACAAATTGGATTcctttggaagaaaagaagaaattggatTAACATGCTTGCAAACATCTGAAGACTGTACGGTACAATACCATAATTTGGAAGAAGATAAGGCTAAACTTTCTATGGCAGGACAACTTCCTGCTTCACAGTTGCCTAAATCACAAAATGAAGTAAGCAACCAATACTTGCAAGCTGAAAATTCTGATAAAATTTCAAGtaaaacatttgtttctgaCCATGGAAAGGTTTCTGACCACATACAGTGGTTCAACAAGCTTTCATTAAATGATCCAAGTTCTACAAGCAAAACTAAACAACCTCTTAAGTTTCAACGTACTCCTGTCAGACAGTCTGTAAGAAGAATAAATTCCTTATTAGAGGCTAACAGACGATCTGTAAGCTCTCAGCTGCTTAAAGCAAATGATGTTGGTTCACCACTTGTTAAATCTTTGAGCTATGATTCTGCACTATTCTCCTGCACACAAAAGCCCTCAAAGAATTCTGTGGCTTTTCCACTCAGGACTGAAAGTACATATGACCAAGCTTCTGTATCTCATAAGCAGCTGAACTTAACATCCAAATCATGTTGCAGGCAGTTAAATCCATCAGACAGGCCTGATGTTTCTGTCAGAACTGCTGGAATCCATGAACAGAAAGCGGCTGTTCATCCATCAAAGTCTGTTCTAGAAGATCTAACCAATCAGGAAACGTTGAAATCCAGTTTAAAAGTTCATGCAAACATAAATATTCCAGGTGCTACCCCAGAAAAATCTGCAGTCACAAGAAGtgcttcaggaaaagaaagggttCGCTGCAGAGGCTCTCCAAAGAATCCAATATCTAAAGTGAAACTGCTACCAGCTGCAAAACCAGTGGACTTATAA
- the LOC138721288 gene encoding rho GTPase-activating protein 11A-like isoform X1, translating into MAEQRRRLVRLAVLEELRVSYGIKLKSGTCLAAARQPGAAAAEGKIFGTSFHALPLSHVPEYGYIPSFLVDTCECLEEHIHTEGLFRKTGSLVRLKALKSKLDQGEKCLSTALPCDVAGLVKQFFRELPEPVLPPHLQEGLFKAQQLGNEKKNATVLLSCLMADRTIEALRYFFNFLRTVSLRSNENRMDSSNLAVIFAPNLLHSNEIEKMSADTEKKIRLQAAVVQTLIDHATEIGQVPEFILEKIPAMLGVDAFQSTPSLWGHEDSENESPSECKKRRHRSVGDVVSGALNKFKSNRTPSTTPQQNISVLSSVTPVALTPSTKRKLPTDCSQDLSSKKRRSVKHSFAFELLPSSIFNSSSTPASVQFEASPCVSLEASQTSLSPSAGGENHLSTGIRRSKRRASKKLYRVESGKTGCFSPKISRKEMVRRSLRLKFGLGKSNREMNIVSGCAVGNRSENIGRRLASQQGLENKTECAKRDLLFSPYVHEKIAMKSSKNVSKSEENLLTPKCHNKVVHQMSWDSNSPTVTDFQAISSNVGTLPGHPETEIGSSESVLIFGKTPVVTDEFKSTTVSKQDNTLEHLLCEEESNSTAETLLKIKQAFSASGSNLNNLVGDTKSSFSDVVGETLNETPCLSGLSAEKELLAEGVSENLANTKSSELLHQFNKSNVIDKRQSKKDEIKVLEKNFKTSIEIELQVTKPDIKKLMELPVPQSLATEDKINVQNSLSKDDLNKLDSFGRKEEIGLTCLQTSEDCTVQYHNLEEDKAKLSMAGQLPASQLPKSQNEVSNQYLQAENSDKISSKTFVSDHGKVSDHIQWFNKLSLNDPSSTSKTKQPLKFQRTPVRQSVRRINSLLEANRRSVSSQLLKANDVGSPLVKSLSYDSALFSCTQKPSKNSVAFPLRTESTYDQASVSHKQLNLTSKSCCRQLNPSDRPDVSVRTAGIHEQKAAVHPSKSVLEDLTNQETLKSSLKVHANINIPGATPEKSAVTRSASGKERVRCRGSPKNPISKVKLLPAAKPVDL; encoded by the exons CTTGTGAATGTTTGGAAGAACACATTCATACCGAGGGACTCTTCAGAAAGACTGGATCTCTTGTTCGTTTAAAAGCTTTAAAG AGTAAACTGGATCAAGGTGAAAAGTGCCTCTCCACTGCGTTGCCATGCGATGTTGCAGGACTTGTGAAACAGTTCTTCAGAGAGCTGCCAGAACCCGTCCTTCCACCTCACCTGCAGGAAGGGCTTTTCAAAGCTCAGCAGCtaggaaatgagaagaaaaatgcaactGTGTTGCTGTCCTGTTTGATGGCTGACAGAACAATTGAAGCTTTGAGATACTTTTTCAACTTTCTGAGAACTGTGTCCCTAAG ATCCAATGAAAACAGAATGGATAGCAGTAATCTGGCAGTGATTTTTGCTCCCAACCTCTTGCACTCAAATGAAATTGAGAAGATGTCAGccgatacagaaaaaaaaattcgcCTACAAGCTGCTGTTGTGCAAACACTTATTGACCATGCGACAGAAATAG GACAAGTACCAGAATTTATCTTGGAAAAGATTCCTGCAATGTTAGGTGTTGATGCCTTTCAATCTACTCCCTCACTGTGGGGCCACGAAGACAGTGAAAATGAGTCTCCCAGTGAATGCAAGAAGAGGAGGCACCGAAGTGTTGGGG ATGTTGTTAGTGGGGCACTGAATAAATTTAAATCTAACAGAACACCCTCCACTACACCTCAACAAAATATAAGTG tccTTTCATCAGTGACTCCAGTGGCTCTTACTCCAAGTACCAAGCGTAAGCTTCCAACTGATTGCTCTCAGGACTTGTCCAGCAAGAAAAGAAGATCTGTTAAGCATAGTTTTGCTTTTGAGTTGTTACCGAGTAGCATTTTTAACAGCAGCTCAACACCAGCATCAG TTCAGTTTGAAGCAAGCCCTTGTGTGTCTCTTGAGGCATCGCAAACCTCGCTGTCTCCTTCAGCTGGTGGTGAAAATCATCTTAGTACAGGGATCAGAAGAAGTAAGAGACGTGCAAGCAAAAAATTATACAG GGTTGAATCAGGAAAGACGGGTTGTTTTTCTCCAAAGATTAGCCGAAAAGAAATGGTTCGTAGGTCATTACGCTTGAAATTTGGTTTGGGGAAGAGCAACAGAGAAATG AATATTGTATCAGGATGTGCAGTTGGTAATAGATCTGAAAATATTGGAAGACGTCTTGCAAGTCAACAAggtttggaaaacaaaactgaatgtGCAAAAAGAGATCTACTCTTTAGTCCATATGTCCATGAAAAAATCGCTATGAAAA gttcAAAGAACGTGAGCAAGTCAGAAGAAAACTTGCTAACTCcaaaatgtcacaataaagTAGTTCACCAAATGTCATGGGACAGTAACAGTCCTACTGTTACAGATTTTCAGGCGATCAGCAGCAATGTGGGAACTCTGCCAGGACACCCTGAAACAGAAATTGGTTCTTCAGAATCTGTTTTGATATTTGGTAAGACACCAGTTGTTACAGATGAATTCAAATCCACAACTGTAAGCAAACAAGACAACACCTTAGAACATTTGCTTTGTGAAGAAGAAAGTAATTCAACTGCAGAAACATTACTGAAAATTAAGCAAGCTTTCTCTGCTTCTGGAAGTAATCTTAACAACTTGGTAGGTGATACAAAATCTTCCTTCTCAGATGTAGTAGGTGAAACATTAAATGAAACTCCGTGTCTCTCAGGGCTCAGTGCCGAGAAAGAATTGCTAGCTGAGGGAGTTTCTGAAAATCTAGCAAATACAAAATCCAGCGAGCTGTTGCATCAATTTAATAAATCCAATGTAATCGATAAACGGCAatcaaaaaaagatgaaattaaaGTATTGGAGAAAAACTTCAAAACTTCTATTGAGATTGAACTTCAGGTCACAAAAccagatataaaaaaattaatggaacTTCCTGTGCCTCAATCACTGGCCACGGAAGACAAGATAAATGTTCAGAACAGTTTATCAAAAGATGACTTAAACAAATTGGATTcctttggaagaaaagaagaaattggatTAACATGCTTGCAAACATCTGAAGACTGTACGGTACAATACCATAATTTGGAAGAAGATAAGGCTAAACTTTCTATGGCAGGACAACTTCCTGCTTCACAGTTGCCTAAATCACAAAATGAAGTAAGCAACCAATACTTGCAAGCTGAAAATTCTGATAAAATTTCAAGtaaaacatttgtttctgaCCATGGAAAGGTTTCTGACCACATACAGTGGTTCAACAAGCTTTCATTAAATGATCCAAGTTCTACAAGCAAAACTAAACAACCTCTTAAGTTTCAACGTACTCCTGTCAGACAGTCTGTAAGAAGAATAAATTCCTTATTAGAGGCTAACAGACGATCTGTAAGCTCTCAGCTGCTTAAAGCAAATGATGTTGGTTCACCACTTGTTAAATCTTTGAGCTATGATTCTGCACTATTCTCCTGCACACAAAAGCCCTCAAAGAATTCTGTGGCTTTTCCACTCAGGACTGAAAGTACATATGACCAAGCTTCTGTATCTCATAAGCAGCTGAACTTAACATCCAAATCATGTTGCAGGCAGTTAAATCCATCAGACAGGCCTGATGTTTCTGTCAGAACTGCTGGAATCCATGAACAGAAAGCGGCTGTTCATCCATCAAAGTCTGTTCTAGAAGATCTAACCAATCAGGAAACGTTGAAATCCAGTTTAAAAGTTCATGCAAACATAAATATTCCAGGTGCTACCCCAGAAAAATCTGCAGTCACAAGAAGtgcttcaggaaaagaaagggttCGCTGCAGAGGCTCTCCAAAGAATCCAATATCTAAAGTGAAACTGCTACCAGCTGCAAAACCAGTGGACTTATAA